A DNA window from Solanum lycopersicum chromosome 3, SLM_r2.1 contains the following coding sequences:
- the LOC101255768 gene encoding LOW QUALITY PROTEIN: proteinase inhibitor type-2 P303.51 (The sequence of the model RefSeq protein was modified relative to this genomic sequence to represent the inferred CDS: deleted 1 base in 1 codon) yields MAVHKQVSFLAYLLLVLGLLLLVSAVEHVDAKPCTKECGHLGFGICPRSQGSPQNPICTNCCAGFKGCNYYSAHGTFICEGQSDPRNPKACPRNCDPHIAYSKCPRSGGKTFIYPTGCTTCCTGYKGCYYFGKNGKFVCEGESDEPKVCRTLECDPRVAYMICPSSKLAKLNRVCVNCCTAGDGCKLYGYDGSLICTGEPQSYISTA; encoded by the exons ATGGCTGTTCACAAACAAGTTAGTTTCCTTGCTTACCTACTACTTGTTCTTG GATTATTGCTACTTGTAAGCGCGGTGGAACATGTTGATGCCAAGCCTTGTACTAAGGAATGTGGTCATCTTGGGTTTGGGATATGCCCACGTTCACAAGGAAGTCCGCAAAATCCCATATGCACAAACTGTTGTGCAGGTTTTAAAGGTTGCAATTATTATAGTGCTCATGGAACTTTTATTTGTGAAGGACAATCTGACCCTAGAAACCCAAAAGCTTGCCCTCGAAATTGTGATCCACATATTGCCTATTCAAAGTGTCCCCGTTCAGGAGGAAAGACGTTTATTTATCCCACTGGATGTACCACGTGTTGCACGGGATACAAAGGTTGCTACTATTTCGGTAAAAATGGCAAGTTTGTTTGTGAAGGAGAGAGTGATGAACCCAAGGTATGT CGTACCCTGGAATGTGACCCTAGAGTTGCATACATGATTTGTCCATCTTCTAAATTGGCCAAACTTAATCGAGTTTGTGTTAATTGTTGCACTGCAGGGGACGGTTGCAAACTCTATGGATATGATGGATCTTTAATTTGTACTGGGGAGCCTCAGAGCTATATATCTACAGCATAA